One stretch of Brachyhypopomus gauderio isolate BG-103 chromosome 8, BGAUD_0.2, whole genome shotgun sequence DNA includes these proteins:
- the cep170ab gene encoding centrosomal protein of 170 kDa isoform X3 — MSLTSWFLVSDGGTRHRLPREMIFVGRDDCELMLQSRSVDKQHAVINYEPATDEHKVKDLGSLNGTFVNDVRIEEQQYVTLKAEDKLRFGYDTNLFTVMRGELHVPEEALKHEKFSRQLQLTVKSNTNPESTMAESGKEGTIKPSKPLPKQEDKMTGLASSGDIGVVPRGTPLYGQPSWWGDVDDENSAKHDAKSSDRRQFKSDPGMGTNERFTTTEEGATVTSTAPVPEGSSHGHASFTIDFDTVAAGKGKKRSTKDDQDCHVRPKRGAVEELSALQSAMIAAEVKVADWLAQNELPLSLSESVAEDDGDSVKSDVPVQLRNLRGSKHEDGTQSDSENAPSEQLSSRRAILQDKRTVFHKTEGTFSRNEDNFQRNISRETFVTLKKIPPVGGEIGHQRNYLSPCMSKAIPFQKEKDRTQEDSHRSQADDQSDRGTYTIELENCNTEEENARLMIDKVFGVEDNQALTKLRYTEQQRDRGNICPRAGAIDSRCVGQVLPDDLVVVGGPRWVSQWASLAASQIRTDPEGSGGESTLFAADEKGNNSETRITRGTNSFGSSCQSEPKKTHLQVLSENTKMDTVANEEECSKHRHNTPSSQAQELQEKASMLHETYRTRQRVTSVAPSTLCKTRMNKQTTTKGHEKENNICQQIPCTRPGNVEKNNESGSRISRKEEKEKSAKPLIRQESFTVERTNVNIPLELIPCIDDLHTTNQSREIGSNTENIDPAILLKDSEAVTLFLETTLSDLADPPSYSLEGSISPESDIDTTSTVSQAGGEAGCKKKVSRPIRGISNKNTSGTKLKSHSCAQVRSQSHTWTSLDLTDDDVNVSLVKDLPAAEPVRLKTETTSSRTKGAKTKTAAAAFSSSRPASLPQPRPTRASLLRRARLGDSADADLADMDRMSVASEASSASSASRPSANRRTLSRIEALAQPRKPRVSSPSARSDSEATSKRTKTLVSRPGSDGALRFGLQSTAISGSRARANSASKLPDKSGGNLHVHKTPVAGGRWRRVPIDYASTSEDEFGSNRHPTKNTCPRLMAASATQLGGLAPATPNPVGIPLPKQQSSREQDDYMKDWTAHSEEIARISQDLAKDLAMLAQEIHDVAGEIDSVSPSSAPSASVEERVLVDRLENVLDIDNKAVEMRPCSTSNQQSPAIRRRTWNKDENVLDSLLLTSVSQLSAKIKQGVDKTVRKIRILFKDKDKKWEELESKLQAENEVPILKTSNQEIKSILQDLKKVERQLLVIDIMVDPDGTLDALTSLDITNPLTAENRVSPSAQSSTGVHQAVEGTASAQLLHLLPSKGTDQDL; from the exons CTAACCTTTTTACTGTTATGCGAGGAGAACTGCATGTGCCAGAAGAGGCATTGAAG CATGAAAAGTTCTCCAGGCAGCTTCAGCTAACAGTGAAGAGTAACACAAATCCTGAGAGCACAATGGCTGAGAGTGGTAAAGAGGGAACGATCAAACCTTCAAAACCATTACCCAAACAGGAAGATAAGATGACAG GGCTTGCATCTTCAGGGGACATTGGAGTGGTCCCCAGAGGAACTCCTCTCTATGGACAGCCATCATGGTGGGGAGATGTAGATGATGAAAACTCAGCAAAGCATGATGCCAAGTCCTCTGACCGCAGACAATTCAAGTCTGACCCAG GGATGGGCACTAATGAGAGATTCACTACAACTGAGGAAGGAGCTACAGTAACATCCACTGCTCCTGTACCTGAGGGCAGCAGCCATGGCCATGCTTCATTCACCATTGACTTTGACACAGTGGCTGCAGGGAAAGGGAAGAAGCGCAGCACCAAGGATGACCAGGACTGTCATGTGAGACCAAAGAGAGGAGCTGTGGAGGAACTGAGTGCCCTGCAGTCTGCCATGATTGCTGCAGAGGTGAAGGTGGCAGACTGGCTTGCACAGAATGAGCTACCTTTGTCATTGTCAGAATCTGTAGCTGAAGATGATGGAGATAGTGTGAAAAGTGATGTGCCTGTACAACTAAGGAACCTCAGAG gCAGTAAACATGAGGATGGCACTCAGAGTGATTCTGAGAATGCCCCCAGTGAGCAGCTCAGCAGCCGGAGGGCCATTCTTCAGGACAAGCGAACAGTTTTTCACAAGACAGAGGGAACTTTCTCCAGAAATGAAGACAATTTCCAGAGAAACATTTCCAGAGAAACCTTTGTTACATTGAAAAAGATACCTCCAGTTGGGGGTGAGATAGGGCACCAAAGGAATTATCTATCACCATGCATGTCCAAGGCTATACCTTTCCAAAAAGAGAAAGATAGGACACAAGAAGACTCTCACAGGAGTCAGGCAGATGATCAAAGTGACAGGGGAACCTACACTATTGAACTGGAGAATTGTAACACAGAGGAGGAGAATGCCAGGCTCATGATTGACAAG GTATTTGGTGTAGAGGATAACCAGGCTCTGACAAAGCTACGTTAcacagaacagcagagagacagaggaaataTTTGCCCAAGAGCTGGAGCCATAGATTCCAGATGTGTTGGCCAG GTGTTGCCTGATGATCTAGTTGTGGTAGGAGGTCCAAGGTGGGTCTCGCAATGGGCCAGTCTAGCTGCAAGTCAAATACGGACAGACCCTGAGGGATCTGGGGGGGAATCTACTCTGTTTGCCGCTGATGAAAAAG GTAATAACAGTGAAACAAGGATTACAAGAGGTACCAATTCCTTTGGTTCCTCATGTCAGTCAGAGCCAAAGAAAACCCACCTTCAGGTTCTCTCAGAAAACACTAAAATGGACACAGTGGCCAATGAAGAAGAGTGCTCAAagcacagacacaacacacccTCATCTCAGGCCCAAGAGCTACAGGAGAAAGCAAGCATGCTCCATGAAACTTATCGAACTAGGCAAAGAGTGACAAGTGTTGCTCCATCAACATTATGTAAGACTAGGATGAACAAACAAACTACAACTAAAGGCCATGAGAAGGAGAATAACATCTGTCAACAAATACCCTGCACAAGACCTGgaaatgtagaaaaaaataatGAAAGTGGGAGTCGGATAAGTAGGAAAGAGGAAAAGGAGAAGTCAGCAAAGCCCTTGATAAGGCAAGAAAGCTTCACAGTAGAGAGAACCAATGTCAATATCCCCCTGGAGCTCATCCCCTGCATTGATGATCTCCATACAACAAACCAAAGTAGGGAAATAGGCAGCAACACTGAGAACATTGATCCTGCTATTTTGCTGAAAGACTCAGAGGCTGTGACACTTTTCCTGGAAACCACTCTTTCAGACCTGGCAGACCCACCCAGCTATTCCCTAGAGGGTTCAATCTCCCCAGAGTCTGATATCGATACCACCAGTACTGTGAGTCAAGCGGGAGGAGAGGCTGGATGCAAGAAGAAAGTCAGTCGACCAATTCGTGGCATATCTAACAAAAACACCAGTGGCACAAAACTTAAGTCTCATTCTTGTGCACAAGTTCGTTCACAATCTCATACTTGGACGTCTCTTGACCTGACAGATGATGACGTTAATGTCTCTCTTGTGAAAGATCTGCCAGCCGCAGAGCCTGTCAGATTAAAAACAGAAACAACAAGTAGCAGAACCAAAGGAGCAAAGACAAAGACAGCAGCTGCTGCTTTTTCTTCATCCAGACCAGCTTCACTGCCACAGCCAAGGCCCACTCGTGCATCTCTACTCCGTCGTGCTCGGCTAGGAGACAGTGCAGATGCAGACCTTGCTGATATGGATCGGATGTCTGTAGCCTCTGAGGCATCTTCTGCGAGTTCTGCCTCCAGACCCTCAGCCAATCGCAGGACTCTTTCTCGGATAGAGGCACTGGCCCAGCCACGGAAGCCAAGAGTTAGCTCTCCTTCAGCACGGAGTGACTCAGAGGCCACGTCAAAGCGGACCAAGACACTTGTCTCTCGCCCAGGTTCAGATGGTGCATTACGATTTGGGCTCCAATCCACAGCAATAAGTGGGTCAAGAGCTAGAGCCAACAGCGCATCCAAACTGCCTGATAAGTCAGGTGGAAATTTGCATGTTCACAAAACCCCTGTTG CTGGTGGAAGGTGGCGGCGTGTGCCTATTGATTATGCGTCCACATCAGAGGATGAGTTTGGCTCTAACCGCCACCCAACTAAAAATACCTGCCCACGGCTGATGGCTGCATCTGCCACCCAGCTGGGTGGATTGGCACCTGCCACACCAAATCCAGTTGGAATACCCTTGCCTAAACAGCAGTCCAGTAGAGAACAGGATGACTACATGAAGGACTGGACAGCCCACAGTGAGGAGATTGCAAG AATCAGTCAGGACCTGGCTAAAGATCTAGCCATGTTGGCACAGGAAATACATGATGTAGCTGGAGAAATCGACTCAGTCagtccttcttctgcaccttcTGCTTCG GTTGAAGAGCGAGTGCTTGTAGACAGGCTGGAAAATGTTCTAGATATTGACAACAAGGCTGTGGAAATGAGACCTTGCAGCACCAGCAACCAACAGTCCCCAGCCATTCGCCGTCGGACCTGGAACAAGGATGAG AATGTGCTAGACAGTTTGCTATTGACATCTGTGTCTCAACTCTCAGCTAAAATCAAGCAAGGAGTAGATAAGACAGTCAGGAAAATCAG AATTTTGTTCAAAGATAAGGACAAAAAGTGGGAGGAACTTGAGAGCAAACTCCAAGCCGAAAATGAGGTGCCAATCCTCAAGACCTCAAACCAA GAAATCAAATCTATCCTCCAAGACCTGAAAAAAGTTGAAAGACAGCTGTTGG TCATTGACATTATGGTGGATCCTGATGGAACTCTGGATGCCCTGACTAGTTTGGACATTACCAATCCACTCACAGCTGAGAATAGGGTGAGTCCTAGCGCACAGAGCTCAACTGGAGTCCACCAAGCTGTGGAGGGAACAGCCAGTGCCCAACTACTGCACTTACTACCTTCAAAGGGGACTGACCAAGACCtttga
- the cep170ab gene encoding centrosomal protein of 170 kDa isoform X4, protein MRGELHVPEEALKHEKFSRQLQLTVKSNTNPESTMAESGKEGTIKPSKPLPKQEDKMTGLASSGDIGVVPRGTPLYGQPSWWGDVDDENSAKHDAKSSDRRQFKSDPGNKDVVKKQVVPGTMAQNSAVQEPSYFEIPSKETSSAGMGTNERFTTTEEGATVTSTAPVPEGSSHGHASFTIDFDTVAAGKGKKRSTKDDQDCHVRPKRGAVEELSALQSAMIAAEVKVADWLAQNELPLSLSESVAEDDGDSVKSDVPVQLRNLRGSKHEDGTQSDSENAPSEQLSSRRAILQDKRTVFHKTEGTFSRNEDNFQRNISRETFVTLKKIPPVGGEIGHQRNYLSPCMSKAIPFQKEKDRTQEDSHRSQADDQSDRGTYTIELENCNTEEENARLMIDKVFGVEDNQALTKLRYTEQQRDRGNICPRAGAIDSRCVGQVLPDDLVVVGGPRWVSQWASLAASQIRTDPEGSGGESTLFAADEKGNNSETRITRGTNSFGSSCQSEPKKTHLQVLSENTKMDTVANEEECSKHRHNTPSSQAQELQEKASMLHETYRTRQRVTSVAPSTLCKTRMNKQTTTKGHEKENNICQQIPCTRPGNVEKNNESGSRISRKEEKEKSAKPLIRQESFTVERTNVNIPLELIPCIDDLHTTNQSREIGSNTENIDPAILLKDSEAVTLFLETTLSDLADPPSYSLEGSISPESDIDTTSTVSQAGGEAGCKKKVSRPIRGISNKNTSGTKLKSHSCAQVRSQSHTWTSLDLTDDDVNVSLVKDLPAAEPVRLKTETTSSRTKGAKTKTAAAAFSSSRPASLPQPRPTRASLLRRARLGDSADADLADMDRMSVASEASSASSASRPSANRRTLSRIEALAQPRKPRVSSPSARSDSEATSKRTKTLVSRPGSDGALRFGLQSTAISGSRARANSASKLPDKSGGNLHVHKTPVAGGRWRRVPIDYASTSEDEFGSNRHPTKNTCPRLMAASATQLGGLAPATPNPVGIPLPKQQSSREQDDYMKDWTAHSEEIARISQDLAKDLAMLAQEIHDVAGEIDSVSPSSAPSASVEERVLVDRLENVLDIDNKAVEMRPCSTSNQQSPAIRRRTWNKDENVLDSLLLTSVSQLSAKIKQGVDKTVRKIRILFKDKDKKWEELESKLQAENEVPILKTSNQEIKSILQDLKKVERQLLVIDIMVDPDGTLDALTSLDITNPLTAENRVSPSAQSSTGVHQAVEGTASAQLLHLLPSKGTDQDL, encoded by the exons ATGCGAGGAGAACTGCATGTGCCAGAAGAGGCATTGAAG CATGAAAAGTTCTCCAGGCAGCTTCAGCTAACAGTGAAGAGTAACACAAATCCTGAGAGCACAATGGCTGAGAGTGGTAAAGAGGGAACGATCAAACCTTCAAAACCATTACCCAAACAGGAAGATAAGATGACAG GGCTTGCATCTTCAGGGGACATTGGAGTGGTCCCCAGAGGAACTCCTCTCTATGGACAGCCATCATGGTGGGGAGATGTAGATGATGAAAACTCAGCAAAGCATGATGCCAAGTCCTCTGACCGCAGACAATTCAAGTCTGACCCAG GTAATAAGGATGTAGTAAAGAAGCAGGTAGTTCCTGGGACCATGGCACAGAATTCTGCAGTGCAAGAACCCAGTTACTTTGAGATCCCCTCAAAGGAAACCTCTTCAGCAGGGATGGGCACTAATGAGAGATTCACTACAACTGAGGAAGGAGCTACAGTAACATCCACTGCTCCTGTACCTGAGGGCAGCAGCCATGGCCATGCTTCATTCACCATTGACTTTGACACAGTGGCTGCAGGGAAAGGGAAGAAGCGCAGCACCAAGGATGACCAGGACTGTCATGTGAGACCAAAGAGAGGAGCTGTGGAGGAACTGAGTGCCCTGCAGTCTGCCATGATTGCTGCAGAGGTGAAGGTGGCAGACTGGCTTGCACAGAATGAGCTACCTTTGTCATTGTCAGAATCTGTAGCTGAAGATGATGGAGATAGTGTGAAAAGTGATGTGCCTGTACAACTAAGGAACCTCAGAG gCAGTAAACATGAGGATGGCACTCAGAGTGATTCTGAGAATGCCCCCAGTGAGCAGCTCAGCAGCCGGAGGGCCATTCTTCAGGACAAGCGAACAGTTTTTCACAAGACAGAGGGAACTTTCTCCAGAAATGAAGACAATTTCCAGAGAAACATTTCCAGAGAAACCTTTGTTACATTGAAAAAGATACCTCCAGTTGGGGGTGAGATAGGGCACCAAAGGAATTATCTATCACCATGCATGTCCAAGGCTATACCTTTCCAAAAAGAGAAAGATAGGACACAAGAAGACTCTCACAGGAGTCAGGCAGATGATCAAAGTGACAGGGGAACCTACACTATTGAACTGGAGAATTGTAACACAGAGGAGGAGAATGCCAGGCTCATGATTGACAAG GTATTTGGTGTAGAGGATAACCAGGCTCTGACAAAGCTACGTTAcacagaacagcagagagacagaggaaataTTTGCCCAAGAGCTGGAGCCATAGATTCCAGATGTGTTGGCCAG GTGTTGCCTGATGATCTAGTTGTGGTAGGAGGTCCAAGGTGGGTCTCGCAATGGGCCAGTCTAGCTGCAAGTCAAATACGGACAGACCCTGAGGGATCTGGGGGGGAATCTACTCTGTTTGCCGCTGATGAAAAAG GTAATAACAGTGAAACAAGGATTACAAGAGGTACCAATTCCTTTGGTTCCTCATGTCAGTCAGAGCCAAAGAAAACCCACCTTCAGGTTCTCTCAGAAAACACTAAAATGGACACAGTGGCCAATGAAGAAGAGTGCTCAAagcacagacacaacacacccTCATCTCAGGCCCAAGAGCTACAGGAGAAAGCAAGCATGCTCCATGAAACTTATCGAACTAGGCAAAGAGTGACAAGTGTTGCTCCATCAACATTATGTAAGACTAGGATGAACAAACAAACTACAACTAAAGGCCATGAGAAGGAGAATAACATCTGTCAACAAATACCCTGCACAAGACCTGgaaatgtagaaaaaaataatGAAAGTGGGAGTCGGATAAGTAGGAAAGAGGAAAAGGAGAAGTCAGCAAAGCCCTTGATAAGGCAAGAAAGCTTCACAGTAGAGAGAACCAATGTCAATATCCCCCTGGAGCTCATCCCCTGCATTGATGATCTCCATACAACAAACCAAAGTAGGGAAATAGGCAGCAACACTGAGAACATTGATCCTGCTATTTTGCTGAAAGACTCAGAGGCTGTGACACTTTTCCTGGAAACCACTCTTTCAGACCTGGCAGACCCACCCAGCTATTCCCTAGAGGGTTCAATCTCCCCAGAGTCTGATATCGATACCACCAGTACTGTGAGTCAAGCGGGAGGAGAGGCTGGATGCAAGAAGAAAGTCAGTCGACCAATTCGTGGCATATCTAACAAAAACACCAGTGGCACAAAACTTAAGTCTCATTCTTGTGCACAAGTTCGTTCACAATCTCATACTTGGACGTCTCTTGACCTGACAGATGATGACGTTAATGTCTCTCTTGTGAAAGATCTGCCAGCCGCAGAGCCTGTCAGATTAAAAACAGAAACAACAAGTAGCAGAACCAAAGGAGCAAAGACAAAGACAGCAGCTGCTGCTTTTTCTTCATCCAGACCAGCTTCACTGCCACAGCCAAGGCCCACTCGTGCATCTCTACTCCGTCGTGCTCGGCTAGGAGACAGTGCAGATGCAGACCTTGCTGATATGGATCGGATGTCTGTAGCCTCTGAGGCATCTTCTGCGAGTTCTGCCTCCAGACCCTCAGCCAATCGCAGGACTCTTTCTCGGATAGAGGCACTGGCCCAGCCACGGAAGCCAAGAGTTAGCTCTCCTTCAGCACGGAGTGACTCAGAGGCCACGTCAAAGCGGACCAAGACACTTGTCTCTCGCCCAGGTTCAGATGGTGCATTACGATTTGGGCTCCAATCCACAGCAATAAGTGGGTCAAGAGCTAGAGCCAACAGCGCATCCAAACTGCCTGATAAGTCAGGTGGAAATTTGCATGTTCACAAAACCCCTGTTG CTGGTGGAAGGTGGCGGCGTGTGCCTATTGATTATGCGTCCACATCAGAGGATGAGTTTGGCTCTAACCGCCACCCAACTAAAAATACCTGCCCACGGCTGATGGCTGCATCTGCCACCCAGCTGGGTGGATTGGCACCTGCCACACCAAATCCAGTTGGAATACCCTTGCCTAAACAGCAGTCCAGTAGAGAACAGGATGACTACATGAAGGACTGGACAGCCCACAGTGAGGAGATTGCAAG AATCAGTCAGGACCTGGCTAAAGATCTAGCCATGTTGGCACAGGAAATACATGATGTAGCTGGAGAAATCGACTCAGTCagtccttcttctgcaccttcTGCTTCG GTTGAAGAGCGAGTGCTTGTAGACAGGCTGGAAAATGTTCTAGATATTGACAACAAGGCTGTGGAAATGAGACCTTGCAGCACCAGCAACCAACAGTCCCCAGCCATTCGCCGTCGGACCTGGAACAAGGATGAG AATGTGCTAGACAGTTTGCTATTGACATCTGTGTCTCAACTCTCAGCTAAAATCAAGCAAGGAGTAGATAAGACAGTCAGGAAAATCAG AATTTTGTTCAAAGATAAGGACAAAAAGTGGGAGGAACTTGAGAGCAAACTCCAAGCCGAAAATGAGGTGCCAATCCTCAAGACCTCAAACCAA GAAATCAAATCTATCCTCCAAGACCTGAAAAAAGTTGAAAGACAGCTGTTGG TCATTGACATTATGGTGGATCCTGATGGAACTCTGGATGCCCTGACTAGTTTGGACATTACCAATCCACTCACAGCTGAGAATAGGGTGAGTCCTAGCGCACAGAGCTCAACTGGAGTCCACCAAGCTGTGGAGGGAACAGCCAGTGCCCAACTACTGCACTTACTACCTTCAAAGGGGACTGACCAAGACCtttga